One Candidatus Desulfatibia profunda DNA segment encodes these proteins:
- a CDS encoding KpsF/GutQ family sugar-phosphate isomerase: MPIKQQAIEVLKIEAEGILKLAERIDDNFAKMVELIYNSGSRVIVSGIGKSGIVGRKIVATLNSTGTRSLFLHPAEAMHGDLGVVGREDTFLALSNSGETDELNSLIPSIRKIGCKIIAFTGNKNSTLAKNSDVVIDVGVEREACPLGLTPTASTTALLAMGDALAVTLLNKKHFNSDDFKKIHPGGTLGQRLSNKVKDIMLIGTSIPRVREGTSLEAAIEEINRLELGATFVVGTDDTLLGIITDGDLRRFLAKKISILGKKVEDVMTKNPRTLLLDSPAYTALNMMEQYQITVLPITDSHGRVQGILHLHDILGKGEFKFNGT; the protein is encoded by the coding sequence ATGCCTATAAAACAACAAGCCATTGAGGTTCTCAAAATAGAAGCTGAAGGCATCCTGAAACTGGCGGAACGCATCGACGACAATTTTGCTAAAATGGTAGAGCTGATCTATAATTCCGGCAGCCGTGTCATTGTCAGCGGCATCGGCAAATCGGGCATCGTGGGCCGCAAAATTGTAGCCACGTTGAACAGCACCGGAACTAGATCTTTGTTTTTGCACCCGGCTGAGGCGATGCATGGCGATCTCGGTGTGGTCGGCCGGGAGGACACCTTCCTGGCCCTTTCCAACAGCGGTGAAACCGATGAACTGAACAGTCTTATTCCCAGCATCCGTAAGATCGGGTGTAAAATTATCGCCTTTACCGGCAACAAAAACTCCACCCTGGCAAAAAACAGCGACGTTGTCATCGATGTCGGCGTAGAGCGGGAGGCATGCCCGTTAGGACTTACCCCGACAGCCAGCACAACGGCACTTCTTGCCATGGGAGATGCCCTTGCGGTGACCCTTTTGAACAAGAAACATTTTAATTCGGACGATTTCAAGAAGATTCACCCGGGCGGAACGCTCGGCCAGCGCCTTTCCAATAAAGTCAAAGATATCATGTTAATCGGCACGTCCATCCCCCGGGTTCGGGAAGGGACTTCCCTGGAAGCCGCCATTGAGGAAATCAATCGTTTGGAATTGGGGGCGACCTTTGTTGTCGGCACGGACGACACCTTACTCGGCATTATTACAGACGGTGACTTGCGGCGTTTTCTGGCCAAAAAAATATCGATTTTAGGAAAAAAGGTCGAAGACGTCATGACCAAAAATCCCCGAACCCTCCTTCTGGATTCGCCGGCCTATACTGCTCTTAATATGATGGAGCAATACCAGATCACCGTACTTCCGATCACAGATTCCCACGGAAGGGTTCAAGGAATTTTGCATTTGCACGATATTTTAGGCAAAGGGGAATTTAAGTTCAACGGCACTTAA
- a CDS encoding aminotransferase class I/II-fold pyridoxal phosphate-dependent enzyme has translation MNPIAQDLNRVIENGNPHMLEMLSNMGKNLFFPKGILSQSAEAKEKAHKLNATIGIATERGRTMYIPSVMDAINHILPEASLTYAPSFGIPALRKHWQASLIAKNPSLANKTFSLPVVTCGITHAISMFADMWTDPDDTIILPDMMWGNYNMILNVKKGVIISHYPLFSAGGGFNLKAFKDKLKIEAEKNGKVIVLLNFPHNPTGYTISAEEGNRIVEILVDTARAGTNVIAVTDDSYFGLFYDDDSLKESLFARLCEQHPRLLAVKLDGATKENFAWGLRIGFITYGAKIEKDPLPVYDALEKKTAGSIRGSISNASHLGQSIVLRSMQAASYEAEKKEKFAILKRRAQRVKEVLSNPRYKEAWDVYPFNSGYFMCIRLKTVDAETLRLHLLEKYGVGLISMGEKNLRVAFSCLEESDIPELFDIVLQGVEDLKALNT, from the coding sequence ATGAACCCTATTGCGCAGGACCTTAACCGGGTTATTGAAAACGGTAATCCCCATATGCTGGAAATGTTGTCAAATATGGGCAAAAATCTTTTTTTCCCGAAGGGGATATTGAGCCAGAGCGCAGAAGCCAAAGAAAAAGCTCACAAATTAAACGCAACCATAGGGATTGCTACAGAGCGGGGCAGAACCATGTATATCCCTTCGGTGATGGACGCAATCAACCACATTTTGCCGGAAGCGTCTTTAACCTATGCGCCGTCTTTTGGGATTCCGGCTCTAAGAAAGCATTGGCAGGCCAGCCTGATTGCAAAAAATCCTTCCCTTGCAAATAAAACGTTCAGCCTTCCGGTAGTTACCTGCGGCATTACGCATGCAATCAGCATGTTTGCAGATATGTGGACCGATCCTGATGATACGATTATTTTGCCCGACATGATGTGGGGAAACTATAATATGATTTTGAATGTGAAAAAAGGCGTCATCATCAGTCATTACCCGTTATTTTCGGCCGGCGGAGGGTTTAATCTCAAGGCCTTTAAAGATAAGCTCAAGATCGAAGCGGAAAAGAACGGCAAGGTTATCGTTCTGCTCAATTTCCCCCATAACCCTACCGGCTATACGATCAGTGCAGAAGAAGGCAATCGAATCGTTGAGATCCTCGTCGATACGGCCAGGGCCGGTACCAACGTCATCGCGGTTACCGACGATTCCTATTTCGGCCTCTTTTATGACGACGATAGCTTGAAGGAATCCCTTTTTGCACGGTTGTGCGAGCAGCATCCCAGACTGCTTGCCGTTAAACTGGACGGTGCCACCAAGGAGAATTTTGCCTGGGGCTTAAGAATCGGTTTTATCACTTACGGCGCTAAAATCGAAAAAGACCCATTGCCGGTGTATGATGCCCTCGAGAAAAAGACGGCCGGCAGCATCAGGGGGTCCATTTCCAATGCATCGCATCTGGGCCAGTCGATTGTATTACGGTCCATGCAGGCGGCCAGTTATGAGGCTGAAAAAAAGGAAAAATTTGCAATCCTCAAACGCAGGGCTCAACGTGTCAAAGAGGTCCTCTCGAATCCCAGGTATAAGGAAGCCTGGGACGTTTACCCGTTCAATTCCGGTTATTTTATGTGTATCAGACTCAAAACCGTGGATGCGGAAACCTTGAGACTTCACCTTCTTGAAAAATACGGTGTGGGGCTTATCTCAATGGGTGAAAAAAATCTTAGGGTCGCTTTTTCATGCCTCGAAGAAAGTGATATACCCGAACTGTTCGATATTGTCCTGCAGGGCGTTGAAGATCTGAAGGCACTGAATACATGA